CAATCACTTCCGCATCTTGCTCTCTCACATTTTGTAGTCGATCTCTAGCGCGAAATCCAGACTCACTCAGATCATATTCTCCAACCACGCTACCGCCACGAGTAGAAAGCGAACTAGATAACTCTCTACGCAGGGATAAACTGTAGCCACTATCAGAATCGTAAAAGATGGCAACATTCTGCGCGTCAAGATCATCTAAGGCATATTCAGCCATGGTTGCACCAACAACAAAGTTACTCGGGATTGTCCGAAAAACATAATCACTAATGCCAGAAATTTCGGTACTGGTACTGACAGGATTAAGTAATACAAGTTCATTCTGATCATAAATTGGGGCAGCGGCAAGGGTAGTGCTACTACTCCAATGTCCGGTTACAGCTAAAATATTATCTCGATCCCCTAATTCTTGAGCAATTTCTGTGGCTTCTCGCGCCCTATCCGAATCATTTACTAAGGTTAGCCTAATGGGAGTGCCATTAACTCCCCCAGCTTCATTAATTTCATTTTGGGCTTGGGCATAGCCTCGTAACATTTCTAAAGAGAAGAAAACGGTATCAGCATCAATGGGAACAGGAACAGCAATATCATAAGCCTCATCATTGCCAATGCGAGCATTATTCAGATAAATTAGGGCTTCTGGATCATTGCGATTTTCGGCTAAGGCTGCCTCTAAATGATCGACTGCTTCTGAATAATTTTGAGACGCGATCGCTGCTACCCCTTGCTCTTTAAGTTCAACAAACTCCTGAGAAGCAGAACTAGAGCTAATGAGGACTTTATCACCAATGCTAAACCGATGACTTAGATCAGAAAGTTCAGCAGAATCAGGTTCTCCATTTCCCCCATTGTCAATTGCCCCATCTTCAATTGCACCATTGCCATTTTCAACAATATCATTCTCTTCTCCACTGGCTAACATCTGATAAACTTGATAGCCACCAAAACCGAGAACTAAAACACCTACAATATAAACAATGGGCGGTGGTCCTTTTCTCTTAGACATAGTTTTAACCTCGCAATCCTTTTTTGTTATTTTGCCATTAATTAATGAATATGGCGAATTAAGATACACTGCAAGGTAAGTATTTGTGATTGATGAGATTACTTAAAGGCAATAGTAGGGTCATGGGTATGAAAAAGTTTATTTATTATCTTTTTGGTGAAAGAGCTGGCCGATTAATTGTTGTTTCTTGGAATTGGTTATGGGGAGTTTCTGAGCCGTCAGAACAAGAACAGGCAGTTAGTGAGGCTCAAAAATCACTACAAGAGATGCAAGCCTCTGTGGAAAAACTCACTCAAGCGGTAGCGGTACAAGTTCAAAATTATCAAGAAGCTGAGGCCCACTATAGTAAAAAAGTTAAAGAATATCAAGATTTAGAAACCAAAGCCAAAGCCTTAAAAGCAAGCGGTAATAAAGAATCAGCTCGCTTAACGATGATCCAAGCAGTACAATTAGAGAAAGTTTTACCGCAGTTAAAAGAAAACGTGGAAAATGCAGAGAAATATGTTACCGCTGCCAAACAACAGTTAATGCGCCAAAAAGAAAAGCTAGAAACTTATAAGAGTGAATTGGCAAATATGCAAGCGGTTCAAGAAGTCAATGCGGCGTTAGAACAAATGGCAGCGGTGAATAATAGCTACAATATTGATGCGGCTAAGTCTCAATTTGAAGCGGCGAAAGAAACAGTCGAGAATCACCAAATCGAAGCTCAAGCCAAATTTGAATTATCTCAAAATGCTGGCGAGAATTTTGATCAAAAAATGGAAGATATGAGTCTAGAAGAGGAAGTGTCTCGCCGTTTGGGAGACTAAACTATTGTTCCAGCTTTAAGACTGCCATGAAGGCTTCTTGGGGAACATCAACTGTACCAATGGCTTTCATGCGCTTTTTCCCTTTGGCTTGTTTTTGTAAGAGCTTTTTCTTCCGAGAAATATCGCCGCCGTAGCATTTGGCTAACACATCTTTCCGTAACGGAGGAATATGGGCGCTGGCAATAATGCGTGTACCAATTCCCGCTTGCACAGGAATTTTAAACTGTTGGCGCGGAATTAATTCTTTGAGTTTCTCCACTAAGGATTTTCCCACATGATAAGCCTTGTCTCGGTGAACAATCATGGCTAGAGAATCTACAGGCTCGTTATTTACCATAATATTAAGTTTTACTAACTCGTTGGGACGATAGCCCAGAAAGTGATATTCCATACTGGCATAACCGCGCGATCGCGATTTCATTTGATCAAAAAAGTCAGTAACTACCTCGGCTAAGGGCAATTCATAAATTAAGGTAGTGCGAGTGGGAGTAAAATATTTCATATCTTTAAATTCTCCCCGTCGCCCTTGACATAATTCCATTAGGGGCCCCACATAGTCTTCTGGGGTAATCACTTCTAAATGAATATAGGGTTCTTCCACCACTTCTCGTTCTTGCGGTGACGGTAACTGGCTGGGGTTATCTACCTCAATAATTTCCCCATCATTGAGCATTACTCGATAAATTACCGAAGGAGCTGTTACCACTAAGTCTAAATCATACTCTCGTTCTAAGCGTTCTTGGACAATTTCCATGTGTAGTAAGCCTAAAAAGCCACAGCGAAACCCAAACCCCATTGCGCTTGAGGTTTCTGGTTCATAAGAGAGGGCCGAATCATTGAGCTTCAGTTTATCTAAAGCATCCCGTAAATCGGCATAATCATCAGTTTCTGTGGGAAATAAGCCACAAAAGACCATGGGTTTAGCCTCTTTATAACCCGGTAAGGGGGAGGTAGCTGGTTGACTGGCGAGGGTAATAGTATCGCCAACTCGGGCATCTTCTACCGCTTTAATGGAAGCAGCAATATAGCCCACTTCTCCAGCATGGAGTTCTTCAACAGGGACTTTTGTCGGGGAGAGAATGCCAATTTCATCAATTTCGTATTCCTTTTTAGAAGCCATGAGGCGGATGCGATCGCCGACTTTGACTTTGCCATCCACTACTCGAAAATAGACAATTACCCCCCGATAAGGATCATAATAGCTATCAAAAATTAATGCTCGTAGAGGGTCTTCTGTGGTATCACTAGGAGGGGGGATGAGATGAACAATGGCTTCTAAAATTTCATTAATTCCTTTCCCCATCTTTGCAGAAGCCATAATCGCATTACTGCAATCTAACCCAATCGCTTCTTCAATTTCTTCTAATACCCGTTCTGGTTCTGCCCCAGGTAAGTCAATTTTATTTAAAACTGGGATAATTTCTAAATCTTGTTCAAGGGCAAGATAAATATTGGCGAGGGTTTGCGCTTCTACCCCTTGTGACGCATCGACGACTAATAATGCTCCTTCACAGGCGACTAACGACCGAGACACTTCATAGGAAAAATCCACGTGGCCGGGGGTATCAATGAGGTTTAAGACATACTCTTCTCCATCTTTGGCGGTGTAACTCATCCGCGCGGCTTGCAGTTTAATGGTAATCCCCCGTTCCCGTTCCAAGTCCATGTTATCGAGGAACTGCTCTTTCATTTCCCGTTCTTTGACGGTTTCAGTCCAACGCAACAGTTGATCCGCTAAAGTGGATTTACCGTGATCGATATGAGCGATGATCGAGAAATTACGAAAACGAGAAACAGGAACGTTAGTCATAGAAGTTTTTTGTTGCTAAATGCGCGATCGCGACTGACAATGGCTACGATCTTAAACCTAATCATTATTTTAACGATTCTTTAGTAAGCGTGTACATTTCAGACTTGAATCATCCTCAGGTCGTCTGAAAAAGTAACTTCTTTGCCCTGTTTTCATAGCATAGGCTCTACAATGAAAAACGGTTATTAGCATTGAATAAAACTACTTTATGGATTCTGTTGTTGCAATTGATTGGCTGGTTAATTATCTCGATGATCCCAATGTGGTCATCATTGACTGTCGCTTTCAATTATCGGATCCCAGTTGGGGAAGAAAGCAATATGAAGCTAGTCATATTCCCAACGCTTATTACCTTGATCTCAATCAAGATTTATCCTCACCAGTTCAAAAACACGGCGGACGACATCCCCTCCCTGATCCTGAAACCTTAGCCTCAAAATTAGCGAACATGGGCATTCATTTTTCTCATACCCAAGTGATTGCCTATGATGATTCCCGTTGCGCCTTTGCTGCCCGACTATGGTGGTTGTTACGGTATCTAGGGCATGATCAGGTGGCTGTGTTAAATGGGGGATGGAACGCCTGGCAAAATGCAGGTTATCCCACAACAAGCGAAATTCCACCAGCAAAGACAGGTGATTTTATTCCTCAAGTGCGACAAAATTGGGTTGTCAATCGAGAAGGAGTGAAAGCGCGTCAAAAAGACCCAAATGCGGTAATTATTGACTCTCGCGATGCGGATCGCTATCGGGGGGAACGGGAACCCATTGACCCAGTAGCAGGTCATATTGAGTGGGCAGTAAATTTTCCCTGGAAAACGGTTACTGATGAACAAGGGAATATTTATTCACCGAGTGAACAACGCCAACGCTGGCTAAAAGGGGAGGTAACGATTGATGAAAATCAAGAAAAAATTGTCTATTGCGGATCAGGGGTCACTGCTTGTGTCAATTTGTTGTCTTTACATCTAGCGCAACTGGATCAGGGCAAGCTATATGCCGGAAGCTGGAGTGACTGGTGTTCTTATCTTTAACTCTTTCTTTACGTTACCCTAAAGTAGGGTATTTCTAATGGTAAAAGTTATGTTGAAAGCAAATGTTTTGCCTCTCAAATATGGGTTATTGGCGGTTACACTTTTCAGTGTCGTAATTCTGCCCAATCATCGCTCGATCGCGCAATCAGCAAATGGTAATGGCAATAATCGGATGACAGTTACCTCTGATATTCAGGAAGCTAATTCTGAAACTGGTGTCATTAGTGCTAGGGGCAATGTGCGAATTAATTATCCCGTTCAAGAATTAGAAGCAACTTCCGCGCAAGCCCAATATTTCCAAGGAGAACGACGGTTAGTTTTAACGGGGGATGTTGACGTAATGCAAGCAGGTAATAATATTCAAGCGGAAAGAGTTACCTATTTTATGGAGGAAGGGCGCTTTGTTGCCACGCCAAAAGAACAAGAACAAGTCAGATCCACTTTTGTGATTCCTGAAGGGAATAATAACGGTGAAAATGGAGAACCCGACCTGAATCTGCCGGGAATGGAATAAGTTAGCAGTGAATTTAGTTCTAAAGCAGATTTACAAATCCTATGGCAAGGCTGCCATTGTCAGAGGGGTTAATTTAATGGTTACTCCTGGGGAAATTGTGGGGTTACTGGGGCCAAATGGGGCTGGAAAAACCACGACTTTTTATATTGCGACAGGCTTGGTGA
This window of the Euhalothece natronophila Z-M001 genome carries:
- a CDS encoding ABC transporter substrate-binding protein, with protein sequence MSKRKGPPPIVYIVGVLVLGFGGYQVYQMLASGEENDIVENGNGAIEDGAIDNGGNGEPDSAELSDLSHRFSIGDKVLISSSSASQEFVELKEQGVAAIASQNYSEAVDHLEAALAENRNDPEALIYLNNARIGNDEAYDIAVPVPIDADTVFFSLEMLRGYAQAQNEINEAGGVNGTPIRLTLVNDSDRAREATEIAQELGDRDNILAVTGHWSSSTTLAAAPIYDQNELVLLNPVSTSTEISGISDYVFRTIPSNFVVGATMAEYALDDLDAQNVAIFYDSDSGYSLSLRRELSSSLSTRGGSVVGEYDLSESGFRARDRLQNVREQDAEVIVLIPSPATVDRSLEIVNVNEQDLPLIGDIGNLYGIRTLDVGREDAVGMVIPVPWHILEPQDEDFVQTSRELWGGDVNWATVMAYDSLNAIAEALEQDPTREGIRNALASDNFSAEGVVQPVRFLPSGDRDGQLTLVEVQPADPSRSGTGYDFVPLE
- a CDS encoding PspA/IM30 family protein encodes the protein MKKFIYYLFGERAGRLIVVSWNWLWGVSEPSEQEQAVSEAQKSLQEMQASVEKLTQAVAVQVQNYQEAEAHYSKKVKEYQDLETKAKALKASGNKESARLTMIQAVQLEKVLPQLKENVENAEKYVTAAKQQLMRQKEKLETYKSELANMQAVQEVNAALEQMAAVNNSYNIDAAKSQFEAAKETVENHQIEAQAKFELSQNAGENFDQKMEDMSLEEEVSRRLGD
- the lepA gene encoding translation elongation factor 4 translates to MTNVPVSRFRNFSIIAHIDHGKSTLADQLLRWTETVKEREMKEQFLDNMDLERERGITIKLQAARMSYTAKDGEEYVLNLIDTPGHVDFSYEVSRSLVACEGALLVVDASQGVEAQTLANIYLALEQDLEIIPVLNKIDLPGAEPERVLEEIEEAIGLDCSNAIMASAKMGKGINEILEAIVHLIPPPSDTTEDPLRALIFDSYYDPYRGVIVYFRVVDGKVKVGDRIRLMASKKEYEIDEIGILSPTKVPVEELHAGEVGYIAASIKAVEDARVGDTITLASQPATSPLPGYKEAKPMVFCGLFPTETDDYADLRDALDKLKLNDSALSYEPETSSAMGFGFRCGFLGLLHMEIVQERLEREYDLDLVVTAPSVIYRVMLNDGEIIEVDNPSQLPSPQEREVVEEPYIHLEVITPEDYVGPLMELCQGRRGEFKDMKYFTPTRTTLIYELPLAEVVTDFFDQMKSRSRGYASMEYHFLGYRPNELVKLNIMVNNEPVDSLAMIVHRDKAYHVGKSLVEKLKELIPRQQFKIPVQAGIGTRIIASAHIPPLRKDVLAKCYGGDISRKKKLLQKQAKGKKRMKAIGTVDVPQEAFMAVLKLEQ
- a CDS encoding sulfurtransferase, which codes for MDSVVAIDWLVNYLDDPNVVIIDCRFQLSDPSWGRKQYEASHIPNAYYLDLNQDLSSPVQKHGGRHPLPDPETLASKLANMGIHFSHTQVIAYDDSRCAFAARLWWLLRYLGHDQVAVLNGGWNAWQNAGYPTTSEIPPAKTGDFIPQVRQNWVVNREGVKARQKDPNAVIIDSRDADRYRGEREPIDPVAGHIEWAVNFPWKTVTDEQGNIYSPSEQRQRWLKGEVTIDENQEKIVYCGSGVTACVNLLSLHLAQLDQGKLYAGSWSDWCSYL
- a CDS encoding LptA/OstA family protein is translated as MLKANVLPLKYGLLAVTLFSVVILPNHRSIAQSANGNGNNRMTVTSDIQEANSETGVISARGNVRINYPVQELEATSAQAQYFQGERRLVLTGDVDVMQAGNNIQAERVTYFMEEGRFVATPKEQEQVRSTFVIPEGNNNGENGEPDLNLPGME